Within the Deltaproteobacteria bacterium genome, the region ACCCTCGGAGTCGTGGCGGTCGAGAGTCGCATCTTCTGCTTCTTGTAGAACTCGGGGTTCTGGAAGGCGGCAAGCCGCTTGATACGGTTGACCAGGGGGGACGGCAGGCCGGCTTTTTGTACGAAAAGCCGCTGGGAGAGGACCGCATGGACTTCTTTCGGGAGGAGGCCCTCTATGGGCACTTCGGCCGGTTTTCGGGACGGAGTGCGAGTCCATGGCTTCGATTCCTGTTCGTCCTCGAAGAATGGCGACGGGATCCCGATCACGCGATCCGTCCGCCGACAGGTCTCAACGAATGCCGCCACATCCTCCCGCCACGACGGTCCATCGAAATCCGCCGCAAGGAAGAAGCAGGTTTCGTCCGGAAGCAGGGGATAGACCCCGATCACGTGCCGGCCCTGCAGATGGTCGACGACGACCTGGTCGGTGTTAGGGATAAAGGAACGGTGTGAACAGCTTCCGCACTTAATGCGGGGCTTTCTGCATACGCCGCCCACCCATTCATTGGAGCAGGCGGGGGCGTAGCCTTTCCGGCCGGTCTTGGCGTTCTCCCAAAGTTTCGGAAAAACGTCCTCTCGGCCCCGGAAGAGGCTCCGGAAGAGAGCGACCTTTTCCTCGGCGGTATGCGGGATCTTGTGCAGGAGTGGTAAATTGTGGGGCGGCACTGGCGTCAAGAGAGTTGAGGCGGAATCTTCTGCCGCCAGCTGGCCCTTGAGTTCCTGGAGTCTCGCGAGCGCCTCTGTCCGTTCCTTCTCGACCTGGGTGAGCCTGGCCTCTTCGTCGGCGATTTTCCGCCGCAGCGCCTCGCGATCCGTCATGGCCCGGAAAGTTCCTTTTGCGCGTCTTCCGGGGTGAGGATCCGGATCCCCTCTACGGGTGGGAAGTGTTTCGGGTTCGATGTGATGATCGCTTGAGCCTTTCCTGCTACTGCGGCAGCGAAGAAGATGTTATCAGCGGGGTCAGGGGAGATCTCGACGGAATACCAAGGTTGGACCAGCACGCCGCCACGACGCAACGAGGCGATAAGATTGCCGGTATGTGCGGCCCGGATCCGAAGGCGGTTGAGCACCTCCTTGTACTCGTCAAGGATATCTTCGGTCAGGATGAGATCGAAGGAGCGTTTCTTATAATCCAGCCATCTCTCGAGGAGAAGGCGAGAGGGATTGGCCGAGACGGCCTGCTCCTTCCGGGTGGGAGAAAAGAAAGCCTGGATTCCCCTCATGAGGACGCTCGTGTCCAAAACGTAGCGGTGGCGCTTACCTCGCCGTGATGGTGACAACGGCCGTCTCGCCCTTTCCGGCGCGTGAACTGCGCTCTGATCGGACGTCGAATACGGCATCTTCGATGTCTTCCTCTGTGATTCTTGCCTTCCGCATCTCCTTCGCTATGGCGTCCGCTGTCTCCCGGAACTGCCTTCTCCAATCGTTCTTTGGGCGTCCCCTGCGAATTGAGGCAACCTCTTCCTTAACGGACTCGCAATGGCGGAGCAGGGAGAGAGGCTGCGACAGGTCTATCCGGATCGTTGGCGGCGCGATGACCTCGCCCCTGGTCGGGTGGAACCGAAGAATGAGCCATTTCTGCTTCCCCGTGATCCAGGCAGGGTAGTGCGGTCGCACGTTTTCGACGATCTTGGCGATCCGACGCGGGGGGAGTCCAAGTTCATGGAACGTGTGGCCGAGGTAGACGTCGTAGACGGAGTGATCGTCCAGCAACCTCAGGCTTCCCTTTCCCCGTCCGGAAAGGCTGGCTTTGACGACGCCGGCCTCGAGGAAACGGCTCAGCTCTTTCTGGCGGACACCCCAACCGGCGAAGAGGTCGATGGCCTTGCCCAATTGGACTCTCAGCATGGTATGTAACCTCCTTTAGGGTTACATTATCTTCCTGATCGACACGCAAGTCAATCCTGTCTTTGCATCCTGTCTATGCTGCCCTGCCTATGCTTTCTGGATTTTGCCCCACCGTGCCGCTTTCTTCGCCATCCACAGGTTGACCCCCAAGTGCTTGGCGATGCTGGTGTAAGTCATCTCCAACCTTCGGAGATGTAAGACTTTTTCCGAAATCTTCACGTAAACTGGAACCGCGTCCTCGTCCGTCAGGTTTACCTCGATTGGTATCTCGGACGCGGTTCGAATTCTTTCAGATGGGGCGCGCCATTTCTCCTTTATAAAACGCATAGTTGTGTAGCGCCATTTAGGCGCTCTCTCATCGACTCCGTTCCGGTTGCGCGGGGGGTTGCGGATTTGGCCCGATTTCTTTTCCGGGCTGTGGCGTCGGGAGCGAGAGCGCGAGTTGAATCGGGAAGGAATCAGCCCGGCAGGGGGACCTGTATTTCAGGCCGGAATGGCGCCTTTCACGACACGGAAAGACAAGACCTTCGCCTCTTGTCCCTCGTTTCTGGCCAAGACTTCGTAAGGGCCCTCCGCGCCAACCGGGAAGGGGACGAGTGAGATATTTATGTACCCCTCGTCCTCGTCCTCAAGGCGGGGGGTCTTCACCGGGAAAGGACCTTCAACCTTACCGTCAGGCCTTCTGATCATGAGATCGAAATTCTCGGGATACGCTCTGGTGGCGTCGAAACACAGACGAAAGCAGAGCTTGGCCATTATCCCCGGGACGCCGGGCACGATGATCTTGGAGCCGTATAGGCCGACGATCAGGGTCTTATTCGACTTCTCCTCCCGGATTTCGTCGCAGACGAGCCCGTACTTGAAGCGGGGGAGGAGTTTACTGGTCATGGATAAGATCCTCGATGGATACGCCCAGCACCGCGGCGATTTTCCTGAGCGTGGCAACTGTCGGAGTCGGAGCGCCTTTCTTCTCCAGGCGGGATAGATTCGGCTGGCTGATGCCCGTCACCTTCACCATGGCCTTCTGGTCCATTCCTTTGAGGATCCGCCAACCCCGTATCGGATTGACCCTCCCCGTGCGAATGTTGTCGAGAAGATTCCGATCCATGCGGGCCTTTTCCTCACGAAACGTTTGCTTGGACCTCTCATCCGGGAAGAGGATCTCGAAGGCTTCCTCTTCGGTGTAAACCGCCTTCATCGGAGGTATGAACTGGGCTGTTGTCTTCCTCCGCAGTTGCCGATTATCCCGGAACTCGTTTGCTGTTGCCGAGGAAGACGTGAAAGTCGTCATGTAGGCGAGAGTCTTAATGGCCATTCTCCCATCTCCGATTTTCGAAGTAGTCCTTGACGATCGATCGCAACATGGCCAGGTGCATGGGCGTGGCTTCGTATGCCACGTCGCGCTTTCTGACGGAGACGACGAAAGCCGTATCGTGAGGTTTGTCGATCATGTAAAGAATCCGGTAGTTGGTTGGGGGACTTAT harbors:
- a CDS encoding DEAD/DEAH box helicase family protein, whose product is MTDREALRRKIADEEARLTQVEKERTEALARLQELKGQLAAEDSASTLLTPVPPHNLPLLHKIPHTAEEKVALFRSLFRGREDVFPKLWENAKTGRKGYAPACSNEWVGGVCRKPRIKCGSCSHRSFIPNTDQVVVDHLQGRHVIGVYPLLPDETCFFLAADFDGPSWREDVAAFVETCRRTDRVIGIPSPFFEDEQESKPWTRTPSRKPAEVPIEGLLPKEVHAVLSQRLFVQKAGLPSPLVNRIKRLAAFQNPEFYKKQKMRLSTATTPRVISCAEDLTDHVALPRGCRDDLADLLSGYGINLSMEEKRYEGEPVAFRFQGRLTAMQAEAAKALLSHDDGIFVAPPGSGKTVVGAYLTAARGRNTLVLVHRKPILDQWVARLSSFLGVEPKSIGRIGGGKNSPNGRIDVAMIQSLVRKGKVADLVAGYGHVIVDECHHLPAVSFERVFSEVSAWNVIGLTATPYRRDGHQPIIHMQLGPVRFAFSRHRSAEERTFERRL
- a CDS encoding PIN domain-containing protein, giving the protein MRGIQAFFSPTRKEQAVSANPSRLLLERWLDYKKRSFDLILTEDILDEYKEVLNRLRIRAAHTGNLIASLRRGGVLVQPWYSVEISPDPADNIFFAAAVAGKAQAIITSNPKHFPPVEGIRILTPEDAQKELSGP
- a CDS encoding helix-turn-helix transcriptional regulator, which codes for MAIKTLAYMTTFTSSSATANEFRDNRQLRRKTTAQFIPPMKAVYTEEEAFEILFPDERSKQTFREEKARMDRNLLDNIRTGRVNPIRGWRILKGMDQKAMVKVTGISQPNLSRLEKKGAPTPTVATLRKIAAVLGVSIEDLIHDQ